The proteins below come from a single Kosakonia sp. SMBL-WEM22 genomic window:
- the nrdE gene encoding class 1b ribonucleoside-diphosphate reductase subunit alpha, which translates to MATTTAERVMQSTPDFHALNAMLNLYDRDGRIQFEKDHQAVDAFMAHHVRPNSVHFASQDERLAWLVAENYYDESVLARYERAFVIDLLAHAKARGFRFQTFLGAWKFYTSYTLKTFDGKRYLEDFEDRACMVALTLAQGDTALAQGLVEEILSARFQPATPTFLNCGKKQRGELVSCFLLRIEDNMESIGRAVNSALQLSKRGGGVAFLLSNLREAGAPIKRIENQSSGVIPVMKMLEDAFSYANQLGARQGAGAVYLHAHHPDILRFLDTKRENADEKIRIKTLSLGVVIPDITFQLAKENAQMALFSPYDVERLYGKPFGDMAISENYDQLVADERVRKSWINARDFFQTLAEIQFESGYPYIMFEDTVNRANPIAGRINMSNLCSEILQVNSASTFDDNLDYADTGHDISCNLGSLNIAHTMDSPDFGRTVETAIRGLTAVSDMSHIRSVPSVEAGNAASHAIGLGQMNLHGYLAREGIAYGSPEGLDFTNFYFYTITWHALHTSMMIARERGQTFAGFPASRYASGEYFDRYLEGDWQPKTDKVRALFARANVTLPTREMWQQLREEVMRYGLYNQNLQAVPPTGSISYINHATSSIHPIVSKIEIRKEGKTGRVYYPAPFMTNENLALYEDAYEIGPEKIIDTYAEATRHVDQGLSLTLFFKDTATTRDINRAQIYAWKKGIKTLYYIRLRQLALEGTEIQGCVSCAL; encoded by the coding sequence TTGGCAACGACAACCGCAGAACGCGTGATGCAGAGCACGCCCGATTTCCACGCCCTGAATGCCATGCTCAATCTTTACGATCGCGATGGCCGCATTCAGTTTGAAAAAGACCACCAGGCGGTGGACGCGTTTATGGCCCACCATGTTCGTCCCAACAGCGTTCACTTTGCGAGCCAGGATGAACGCCTTGCGTGGCTGGTTGCGGAAAATTATTACGATGAGAGTGTGCTGGCGCGCTATGAGCGGGCGTTTGTCATCGATCTGCTGGCGCACGCAAAAGCGCGTGGTTTCCGCTTCCAAACTTTCCTCGGCGCGTGGAAGTTCTACACCAGCTACACGCTGAAAACCTTTGATGGCAAACGCTATCTGGAAGATTTTGAAGATCGCGCCTGCATGGTGGCCTTAACGTTGGCCCAGGGCGATACTGCGCTGGCGCAGGGGCTGGTGGAGGAGATACTCTCTGCCCGCTTCCAGCCCGCGACGCCGACCTTCCTCAACTGCGGCAAAAAGCAGCGCGGCGAGTTGGTCTCCTGCTTCCTGCTGCGCATTGAAGACAATATGGAATCAATTGGCCGCGCGGTGAACTCCGCCCTGCAACTCTCCAAACGCGGCGGCGGCGTGGCCTTTTTGCTCTCGAATCTGCGTGAAGCAGGCGCGCCAATCAAGCGCATCGAAAACCAGTCTTCCGGCGTGATCCCGGTGATGAAGATGCTGGAAGATGCCTTCTCCTATGCCAATCAGTTGGGCGCGCGCCAGGGCGCGGGCGCGGTCTATCTGCATGCGCATCATCCCGATATTTTGCGTTTTCTTGATACCAAGCGCGAAAACGCCGATGAGAAGATCCGCATTAAAACTCTGTCGCTGGGGGTGGTGATCCCGGATATCACTTTCCAGCTGGCGAAAGAGAACGCGCAGATGGCGCTTTTCTCGCCCTACGATGTGGAGCGTCTCTACGGCAAGCCCTTTGGCGATATGGCAATCAGCGAAAATTACGACCAGCTGGTGGCCGACGAGCGGGTGCGCAAAAGCTGGATCAACGCGCGTGACTTCTTCCAGACGCTGGCGGAGATCCAGTTTGAGTCTGGTTACCCTTACATCATGTTTGAAGATACGGTTAACCGCGCCAACCCGATTGCCGGGCGCATCAATATGAGCAACCTCTGCTCGGAAATTTTGCAGGTTAACAGCGCTTCGACCTTTGATGACAACCTCGATTACGCCGATACCGGGCACGATATCTCCTGTAATCTCGGCTCGCTGAATATCGCCCACACCATGGATTCACCCGATTTCGGTCGCACCGTTGAGACGGCGATCCGCGGTTTAACCGCTGTCTCTGATATGAGCCATATCCGCTCGGTGCCGTCGGTGGAAGCGGGCAACGCCGCCTCCCATGCTATCGGGCTTGGGCAGATGAACCTGCACGGCTATCTGGCGCGCGAAGGCATTGCCTACGGCAGCCCGGAGGGGCTCGATTTCACCAACTTCTACTTCTACACCATCACCTGGCATGCGCTGCATACCTCGATGATGATTGCCCGCGAGCGCGGCCAGACTTTTGCCGGCTTTCCCGCCTCTCGCTACGCCAGCGGCGAGTATTTCGATCGCTACCTTGAAGGCGACTGGCAGCCGAAAACCGATAAAGTACGCGCGCTGTTTGCCCGCGCCAATGTCACCCTCCCGACGCGCGAGATGTGGCAGCAGCTGCGCGAAGAGGTGATGCGTTACGGCCTCTACAACCAGAATTTGCAGGCAGTGCCGCCGACCGGATCGATCTCCTATATCAACCATGCGACATCCAGTATTCATCCGATTGTGTCGAAGATTGAGATCCGCAAAGAGGGGAAAACCGGGCGCGTTTACTACCCTGCCCCGTTTATGACCAATGAGAACCTGGCCCTGTACGAAGATGCCTATGAGATTGGGCCGGAGAAGATCATCGATACCTACGCCGAAGCGACGCGCCATGTCGATCAGGGCCTGTCACTGACGCTCTTTTTCAAAGATACCGCCACCACACGCGACATCAACCGGGCGCAGATCTACGCCTGGAAAAAGGGCATCAAGACGCTCTACTACATCCGCCTGCGCCAGCTTGCGCTGGAAGGCACCGAAATCCAGGGCTGTGTCTCCTGTGCGCTGTAA
- the mprA gene encoding transcriptional repressor MprA, translating to MDSSFTPIEQMLKFRASRYEDFPFQEILLTRLCMHMQGKLLENRNKMLKAQGINETLFMALITLESQENHSIQPSELSSALGSSRTNATRIADELEKRGWIERRESDNDRRCLHLQLTDKGHEFLRQVLPPQHNCLHQLWSTLTNAEKDQLEQITRKLLSRLDQMDEEDVVLEALR from the coding sequence ATGGATAGTTCGTTTACGCCCATTGAGCAAATGCTTAAGTTTCGCGCCAGCCGCTATGAAGATTTTCCGTTTCAGGAGATTTTATTGACCCGCCTCTGTATGCATATGCAGGGCAAGCTGCTGGAAAACCGCAATAAGATGCTGAAAGCGCAGGGCATTAACGAGACACTGTTTATGGCCCTGATTACCCTGGAGTCGCAGGAAAATCACAGCATTCAGCCGTCGGAGCTGAGCAGCGCGCTGGGCTCGTCACGCACCAACGCCACCCGCATCGCCGATGAACTGGAGAAACGCGGCTGGATTGAGCGCCGTGAAAGCGATAATGATCGCCGCTGTCTGCATCTGCAACTGACCGATAAAGGACATGAGTTTCTGCGCCAGGTTCTGCCGCCGCAGCACAACTGCCTGCATCAACTCTGGTCAACCCTGACCAACGCGGAGAAAGATCAGCTCGAACAGATCACCCGTAAGCTTCTGTCACGTCTCGACCAGATGGATGAGGAGGACGTGGTCCTTGAGGCGCTACGCTAA
- a CDS encoding MFS transporter has translation MTKTHQGLSPALIALMSVATGLAVASNYYPQPLLDTIANAFSITASQAGFIVTAAQLGYAAGLLLLVPLGDMFERRALIVVMTLLSAGGMLITASSPSLGLMILGTALTGLFSVVAQLLVPLAATLATPESRGRVVGTIMSGLLLGILLARTVAGLLASLGGWRTVYWVASVLMVLMALALWRGLPKLKSETHLNYPQLLGSVFTLFASNKLLRTRALLGCLSFANFSVLWTSMAFLLAAPPFHFSDAMIGLFGLVGAAGALGARQAGGLADRGKGNLTTTGGLLLLLLSWLATWWGHTSVVALVIGIIVLDLAVQAVHITNQTIIYRVNPEARNRLTAGYMTSYFIGGAAGSLISATAWQHAGWAGVCAAGGVLALLNVLVWWRGYRHTEAQS, from the coding sequence ATGACAAAAACTCACCAGGGCCTTAGCCCGGCGCTGATTGCGCTGATGTCGGTAGCAACCGGTCTCGCCGTTGCCAGCAATTACTACCCGCAGCCGCTGCTGGATACCATCGCAAACGCCTTTTCCATCACCGCAAGCCAGGCCGGATTTATCGTCACCGCCGCGCAGCTTGGCTACGCTGCCGGGCTGCTGCTATTGGTGCCGCTTGGCGATATGTTTGAGCGGCGCGCATTAATTGTGGTGATGACGTTACTCTCGGCGGGCGGGATGCTGATTACCGCCAGTAGCCCATCGCTCGGCCTGATGATTCTGGGTACCGCACTCACCGGCCTCTTCTCGGTGGTGGCGCAGCTGCTGGTTCCACTGGCTGCTACGCTTGCGACACCCGAGAGCCGTGGCCGCGTGGTCGGCACCATTATGAGCGGCTTGTTATTGGGCATTCTACTTGCGCGCACCGTTGCAGGGCTGCTGGCAAGCCTCGGCGGCTGGCGCACCGTTTACTGGGTCGCCAGCGTTTTAATGGTGCTGATGGCGCTGGCACTCTGGCGCGGCCTGCCGAAACTGAAGTCTGAAACACACCTTAACTATCCACAGCTACTCGGCTCCGTCTTCACCCTGTTTGCCAGCAATAAATTGCTGCGCACCCGCGCGCTGCTTGGCTGCCTGAGCTTTGCCAACTTCAGCGTATTGTGGACCTCAATGGCCTTTCTGCTCGCCGCGCCGCCGTTTCACTTCTCTGATGCGATGATTGGCCTGTTTGGCCTGGTGGGAGCCGCCGGTGCATTAGGCGCGCGTCAGGCGGGCGGGCTGGCGGATCGCGGGAAAGGCAATCTCACCACCACTGGCGGTCTGCTGCTTCTACTCCTTTCGTGGCTTGCTACCTGGTGGGGTCACACTTCGGTGGTGGCGCTGGTTATTGGCATCATCGTGCTCGATCTCGCGGTGCAGGCGGTGCATATTACTAACCAGACCATTATCTATCGCGTTAACCCCGAAGCGCGTAACCGTCTGACCGCCGGTTATATGACCAGCTACTTTATTGGCGGTGCCGCAGGATCGCTCATCTCGGCCACGGCATGGCAGCATGCGGGTTGGGCTGGCGTCTGCGCCGCGGGTGGTGTCCTCGCCCTGCTCAATGTGCTGGTGTGGTGGCGAGGATATCGCCATACGGAGGCGCAGAGCTAA
- the nrdF gene encoding class 1b ribonucleoside-diphosphate reductase subunit beta encodes MNPLSRVSAVNWNKIQDDKDLEVWNRLTSNFWLPEKVPLSNDIPAWQSLSPAEQQLTIRVFTGLTLLDTIQNTVGAPALMPDAATPHEEAVLSNISFMEAVHARSYSSIFSTLCQTRDVDAAYAWSEENSALQRKAQIVLAHYRADDPLKKKIASVFLESFLFYSGFWLPMYWSSRGKLTNTADLIRLIIRDEAVHGYYIGYKYQKGLEKVSESERESLKAFALDLLMELYDNELAYTDDLYADSGWGEEVKAFLCYNANKALMNLGYEALFPPEMADVNPAILSALSPNADENHDFFSGSGSSYVMGKAVETEDEDWNF; translated from the coding sequence ATGAACCCACTCTCCCGCGTCAGCGCGGTGAACTGGAACAAAATCCAGGATGATAAAGACCTCGAAGTGTGGAACCGGCTGACCAGCAACTTCTGGCTGCCGGAAAAAGTCCCGCTGTCGAATGATATTCCGGCCTGGCAGAGCTTGAGCCCGGCCGAGCAGCAGTTGACGATCCGCGTATTTACCGGGCTAACGCTGCTGGACACTATTCAGAACACCGTCGGCGCACCGGCGCTGATGCCGGATGCCGCCACGCCCCATGAAGAGGCGGTGCTCTCCAACATCAGCTTTATGGAGGCGGTGCACGCCCGCTCCTACAGCTCCATCTTTTCGACGCTCTGCCAGACGCGGGACGTCGATGCCGCTTACGCCTGGAGCGAAGAGAACAGCGCCCTGCAGCGCAAAGCGCAGATTGTGCTGGCTCATTACCGCGCTGACGATCCACTGAAGAAGAAGATCGCCAGCGTCTTTCTGGAGTCGTTTCTCTTCTACTCCGGTTTCTGGCTGCCGATGTACTGGTCCAGCCGCGGTAAGCTCACCAACACCGCGGACCTGATTCGGCTCATCATTCGCGATGAAGCGGTGCACGGTTACTACATCGGTTATAAGTATCAGAAAGGGTTGGAGAAAGTGAGCGAGTCGGAACGCGAGTCGCTGAAAGCTTTCGCCCTCGATCTGCTGATGGAGCTCTACGATAACGAGCTCGCCTACACCGACGATCTCTACGCAGACAGCGGCTGGGGCGAAGAGGTGAAAGCGTTTCTCTGCTACAACGCGAACAAGGCGCTGATGAACCTTGGCTATGAAGCGCTCTTCCCGCCGGAGATGGCGGACGTCAACCCGGCGATATTGTCGGCGCTGTCGCCCAACGCCGACGAAAACCACGACTTTTTCTCCGGCTCCGGCTCCTCATATGTGATGGGTAAAGCCGTCGAAACGGAAGACGAAGACTGGAACTTTTAA
- the proW gene encoding glycine betaine/L-proline ABC transporter permease ProW, translated as MADQNNPWQSAPATDSAAQSADAWGGGAAAPADSGSADWLNSAPAPAPEHFNIMDPFHKTLIPLDSWVTQAIDWVVLHFRPLFQGIRVPVDYILSGFQQLLLGMPSPVAIILFSLIAWQMSSAGMGVATLVSLIAIGAIGAWSQAMITLALVLTALLFCVVIGLPMGIWLARSPRAAKIIRPLLDAMQTTPAFVYLVPIVMLFGIGNVPGVVVTIIFALPPVVRLTILGINQVPADLIEASRSFGASPRQMLFKVQLPLAMPTIMAGINQTLMLALSMVVIASMIAVGGLGQMVLRGIGRLDMGLASVGGVGIVILAIILDRLTQAVGRDSRSRGNHRWYQTGPLGLLTRPFAK; from the coding sequence ATGGCTGATCAAAACAATCCGTGGCAGAGCGCACCGGCAACGGACAGCGCCGCACAGTCAGCAGATGCGTGGGGCGGCGGTGCTGCAGCACCTGCCGATAGCGGCAGCGCTGACTGGCTCAACAGCGCCCCGGCACCCGCGCCGGAACACTTCAATATTATGGATCCGTTCCATAAAACCCTGATCCCGCTCGATAGCTGGGTAACGCAGGCAATTGACTGGGTGGTGCTCCACTTCCGCCCGCTCTTCCAGGGCATTCGCGTGCCGGTGGATTACATTCTCAGCGGCTTTCAGCAGCTGCTGCTCGGTATGCCGTCGCCGGTGGCCATTATTCTCTTCTCGCTGATCGCCTGGCAGATGAGCAGCGCCGGGATGGGCGTAGCAACGCTGGTGTCGCTAATCGCCATCGGCGCAATTGGTGCCTGGTCGCAGGCGATGATTACGCTGGCGCTGGTGCTTACCGCACTGCTGTTCTGCGTGGTGATCGGCTTGCCGATGGGGATCTGGCTGGCGCGCAGCCCGCGGGCGGCGAAGATCATTCGCCCGCTGCTGGATGCGATGCAGACCACTCCGGCGTTTGTCTACCTGGTGCCGATTGTGATGCTGTTCGGCATCGGCAACGTGCCGGGCGTGGTAGTGACGATTATCTTCGCCCTGCCGCCGGTGGTGCGCCTGACCATCCTCGGTATTAACCAGGTGCCGGCCGATCTGATTGAGGCCTCGCGATCCTTTGGTGCCAGCCCGCGCCAGATGCTGTTCAAAGTTCAGCTACCGCTAGCGATGCCAACCATTATGGCGGGCATCAACCAGACCCTGATGCTGGCGCTGTCGATGGTAGTGATTGCCTCAATGATCGCCGTCGGCGGGCTGGGGCAGATGGTGCTGCGCGGGATTGGCCGCCTTGATATGGGCCTTGCCAGCGTTGGCGGCGTCGGGATTGTGATCCTCGCGATTATTCTCGACCGTCTGACCCAGGCCGTGGGCCGTGACTCGCGCAGCCGCGGTAACCACCGCTGGTATCAGACCGGCCCGCTCGGTCTGCTGACCCGCCCCTTCGCCAAATAA
- the nrdI gene encoding class Ib ribonucleoside-diphosphate reductase assembly flavoprotein NrdI — protein sequence MSTLVYFSSSSENTHRFIARLGLPAVRIPLNERERIQVDEPYILVVPSYGGGGTAGAVPRQVIRFLNDPHNRALIRGVIAAGNRSFGDAFCRAGDVIAQKCAVPYLYRFELMGTAQDIINVRTGVSEFWQRQPQNA from the coding sequence ATGAGCACGCTCGTCTACTTCTCCAGCAGCTCGGAAAACACCCATCGCTTTATTGCGCGTCTTGGGCTGCCGGCGGTGCGCATTCCGCTCAACGAGCGTGAGCGCATTCAGGTAGACGAACCCTATATTTTGGTGGTTCCCAGCTATGGCGGCGGCGGTACGGCGGGCGCTGTGCCGCGCCAGGTGATCCGCTTTTTAAACGATCCGCACAATCGGGCGTTGATTCGCGGCGTAATCGCCGCCGGTAATCGCAGCTTTGGCGATGCGTTTTGCCGTGCGGGCGATGTGATCGCGCAAAAATGCGCGGTGCCCTACCTCTATCGATTTGAACTGATGGGGACCGCGCAGGACATCATCAACGTGCGAACAGGAGTAAGCGAATTTTGGCAACGACAACCGCAGAACGCGTGA
- the proV gene encoding glycine betaine/L-proline ABC transporter ATP-binding protein ProV, with the protein MAIKLEVKNLYKVFGEHPQRAFKYIEKGLSKEEILEKTGLSLGVKDASLAIEEGEIFVIMGLSGSGKSTMVRLLNRLIEPTRGQVLIDGVDIAKISDAELREVRRKKIAMVFQSFALMPHMTVLDNTAFGMELAGTPAQERQEKALDALRQVGLENYAHAYPDELSGGMRQRVGLARALAINPDILLMDEAFSALDPLIRTEMQDELVKLQAKHQRTIVFISHDLDEAMRIGDRIAIMQNGEVVQVGTPDEILNNPANDYVRTFFRGVDISQVFSAKDIARRTPVGLIRKTPGFGPRSALKVLQDEDREYGYVIERGNKFVGIVSIDSLKAALAAAQGIEAALIDSPLAVEADTPLSELLSHVGHAPCAVPVVGEEQQYVGIISKRMLLQALDREGANNG; encoded by the coding sequence ATGGCAATTAAATTAGAAGTTAAGAATCTCTATAAAGTATTTGGCGAGCATCCACAGAGAGCTTTCAAATATATAGAAAAAGGACTTTCGAAAGAAGAAATACTGGAAAAAACGGGTCTGTCGCTTGGCGTGAAAGACGCCAGTCTGGCCATTGAAGAAGGCGAGATATTCGTCATCATGGGGTTATCCGGCTCGGGTAAATCCACTATGGTACGCCTTCTCAATCGCCTGATTGAACCCACCCGCGGGCAGGTGCTGATAGACGGCGTCGATATCGCCAAAATATCGGATGCCGAGCTTCGCGAGGTGCGCAGAAAAAAGATTGCGATGGTTTTCCAGTCATTCGCGCTGATGCCGCATATGACGGTGCTGGATAATACCGCATTCGGTATGGAGTTAGCCGGCACGCCCGCGCAGGAGCGGCAGGAAAAAGCGCTCGATGCACTGCGCCAGGTGGGGCTGGAAAATTATGCCCACGCCTACCCGGATGAACTCTCCGGCGGTATGCGCCAGCGCGTCGGATTAGCCCGCGCATTAGCCATCAATCCCGATATTTTATTAATGGATGAGGCCTTCTCCGCGCTTGATCCCTTAATTCGTACCGAGATGCAGGATGAGCTGGTAAAGCTGCAGGCGAAACATCAGCGCACCATCGTCTTTATTTCCCACGATCTTGATGAAGCGATGCGCATTGGCGACCGGATTGCGATTATGCAAAACGGAGAGGTGGTGCAGGTTGGCACGCCGGATGAGATTTTAAATAACCCGGCCAATGATTATGTGCGCACCTTCTTCCGCGGCGTCGATATTAGCCAGGTCTTTAGCGCGAAAGATATTGCGCGCCGCACGCCCGTGGGCCTGATCCGTAAAACGCCCGGTTTCGGCCCGCGCTCGGCGCTGAAAGTGTTGCAGGACGAAGACCGCGAATATGGCTATGTCATTGAGCGCGGCAACAAGTTTGTCGGCATTGTCTCCATCGACTCCCTGAAAGCGGCGCTGGCCGCAGCTCAGGGGATCGAGGCGGCGCTGATTGACTCCCCGCTTGCGGTGGAGGCAGACACGCCGCTCAGCGAACTGCTCTCCCATGTTGGACACGCGCCCTGCGCTGTGCCAGTGGTGGGTGAAGAGCAACAGTACGTGGGCATCATTTCGAAACGAATGCTGCTGCAGGCTTTAGATCGCGAGGGGGCAAACAATGGCTGA
- the proX gene encoding glycine betaine/L-proline ABC transporter substrate-binding protein ProX has translation MRHSVLFATALATLLSTSAFAADLPGKGITVKPFQSTIAEEAFQTLLVSRGLEKLGYTVEKPDEVDYNVGYTSMAAGDVTFTAVNWQPLHDDMYAAAGGDKKFYREGTYVTGAAQGYLIDKKTADKYHITNIEQLKDPKIAKLFDGNGDGKADMMGCSPGWGCETVINHQHKTYGLENTVTVNHGNYSAMMADTITRFKEGKPILYYTWTPYWVSDVLKPGKDVVWLQVPFSSLPGEQKNIDTKLPNGMNYGFPVNTMHIVANKAWAEKNPAAAKLFAVMKLPLADINAQNAMMHAGKASEADVQGHVDGWIKAHQQQFDGWVKEALAAQK, from the coding sequence ATGCGACATAGCGTACTTTTTGCCACAGCGTTAGCCACCCTTCTCTCCACCAGCGCTTTTGCCGCCGATCTGCCGGGCAAAGGCATTACCGTTAAACCGTTTCAGAGCACCATTGCCGAAGAGGCGTTCCAGACGCTGCTGGTTAGCCGCGGCCTTGAGAAGCTCGGCTATACGGTCGAAAAACCGGATGAAGTGGATTACAACGTTGGCTACACCTCAATGGCCGCAGGCGATGTCACCTTTACCGCCGTCAACTGGCAGCCACTGCATGACGATATGTATGCCGCCGCCGGGGGCGATAAGAAGTTCTACCGTGAAGGCACCTATGTGACCGGCGCGGCGCAGGGCTACCTCATCGATAAAAAAACCGCCGATAAGTACCACATCACCAATATCGAGCAGTTAAAAGATCCGAAAATCGCCAAATTGTTCGACGGCAACGGTGACGGTAAAGCCGATATGATGGGCTGCTCGCCGGGCTGGGGATGTGAAACGGTGATTAACCACCAGCACAAAACCTATGGCCTGGAGAACACGGTCACGGTTAATCACGGTAACTACTCGGCGATGATGGCGGACACCATCACCCGCTTTAAAGAGGGGAAACCGATCCTCTACTACACCTGGACGCCGTACTGGGTAAGCGATGTGCTGAAGCCGGGCAAAGATGTGGTCTGGTTGCAGGTGCCCTTCTCCTCCCTGCCGGGTGAGCAGAAAAATATCGATACCAAACTGCCGAACGGCATGAACTACGGCTTCCCGGTGAACACCATGCACATTGTTGCTAATAAGGCCTGGGCAGAGAAAAACCCGGCGGCGGCGAAGCTCTTCGCGGTGATGAAACTGCCGCTGGCGGATATCAACGCCCAGAATGCGATGATGCACGCCGGTAAAGCCTCGGAAGCTGACGTTCAGGGCCACGTTGATGGCTGGATCAAAGCCCATCAGCAGCAGTTTGATGGCTGGGTGAAAGAGGCGCTCGCCGCGCAGAAGTAA
- the nrdH gene encoding glutaredoxin-like protein NrdH, with product MRITIYTRDDCVQCHATKRAMESRGFEFEMVNIDHVPDAADQLRAMGFRQLPVVVAGETKWSGFRPDMINRLSAAA from the coding sequence ATGCGCATTACTATTTACACTCGAGATGATTGTGTTCAGTGCCACGCCACCAAGCGGGCGATGGAGAGCCGCGGTTTTGAGTTTGAGATGGTGAACATTGATCACGTGCCGGATGCCGCAGACCAGCTGCGCGCGATGGGTTTTCGCCAGCTGCCGGTAGTGGTCGCAGGCGAGACAAAATGGTCCGGTTTTCGCCCGGATATGATTAATCGTCTCAGCGCAGCCGCATGA